From Streptomyces chrestomyceticus JCM 4735, one genomic window encodes:
- the rpsQ gene encoding 30S ribosomal protein S17, which produces MSEKNVTETNEQRGFRKTREGLVVSDKMDKTVVVAVEDRVKHALYGKVIRRTNKLKAHDEQNAAGVGDRVLLMETRPLSASKRWRIVEILEKAK; this is translated from the coding sequence ATGAGCGAGAAGAATGTGACTGAGACGAACGAGCAGCGCGGCTTCCGCAAGACCCGCGAGGGTCTCGTCGTCAGCGACAAGATGGACAAGACCGTCGTCGTCGCTGTCGAGGACCGTGTCAAGCACGCGCTGTACGGCAAGGTCATCCGCCGTACGAACAAGCTCAAGGCGCACGACGAGCAGAACGCTGCCGGTGTCGGCGACCGCGTCCTCCTGATGGAGACGCGTCCGCTGTCGGCGAGCAAGCGCTGGCGCATCGTCGAGATCCTCGAGAAGGCCAAGTAA
- the rplP gene encoding 50S ribosomal protein L16 → MLIPRRVKHRKQHHPKRNGMAKGGTELAFGEYGIQAVTPAYVTNRQIESARIAMTRHIKRGGKVWINIYPDRPLTKKPAETRMGSGKGSPEWWVANVKPGRVMFELSFPNEKVAKEALTRAAHKLPMKCRIVRREAGES, encoded by the coding sequence ATGCTGATCCCTCGCAGGGTCAAGCACCGCAAGCAGCACCACCCGAAGCGCAACGGTATGGCCAAGGGTGGCACCGAGCTTGCCTTCGGTGAGTACGGCATTCAGGCCGTGACCCCCGCCTACGTGACGAACCGGCAGATCGAGTCCGCTCGTATCGCCATGACCCGTCACATCAAGCGTGGCGGCAAGGTCTGGATCAACATTTACCCGGACCGCCCGCTGACGAAGAAGCCGGCCGAGACCCGCATGGGTTCCGGTAAGGGTTCTCCGGAGTGGTGGGTCGCGAACGTCAAGCCCGGTCGGGTGATGTTCGAGCTGTCCTTCCCGAACGAAAAGGTTGCGAAGGAGGCGCTGACCCGCGCCGCCCACAAGCTTCCGATGAAGTGCCGCATCGTGCGGCGCGAGGCAGGTGAGTCGTGA
- the rpmC gene encoding 50S ribosomal protein L29: MAAGTKATELRELNNEDLVAKLREAKEELFNLRFQAATGQLENHGRLKAVRKDIARIYTLMRERELGIETVESA; this comes from the coding sequence ATGGCGGCCGGTACCAAGGCGACCGAGCTGCGCGAGCTGAACAACGAGGACCTCGTTGCGAAGCTCCGCGAGGCCAAGGAGGAGCTGTTCAACCTCCGCTTCCAGGCGGCGACCGGACAGCTCGAAAACCACGGCCGGCTGAAGGCCGTCCGCAAGGACATCGCCCGGATCTACACCCTGATGCGTGAGCGCGAGCTCGGCATCGAGACGGTGGAGAGCGCCTGA